The sequence below is a genomic window from Proteus vulgaris.
GGCTGATTTTTATGAGTACTTCACCTGCTTTTGGTGGCATCACATCAACTTCAACGATTTTTAAAGGTTCTCCTGGTCCAAATGCGACCGCTGCACGAGATTTCATGGTGTATCCTTTTTTTGTTATTAACGCAGGTAAGTGCGGATAAGTGAAATGGCATCATCAACGGAATTTTTTTGATCTTCAGGAGAAGCGACAGCATCCATAAGACCTTCACGTAAATGACTTTCGAGCACACCTGCCATCAGACCGTTGATAGCACCTCTGATGGCGGCAATTTGTTGTAATACCTGACCGCATTCATTTTCATTTTCAAGGGCAGTTTCTAATGCAAGAAGTTGCCCTTTAATTTTTCTTACGCGAGTTAACGCGGCTTTTTTTTCTGCTGGTGAGTGTGGCATACATAATCCTTAAATATACTATGGGGGAGTATAGTATCTAGGGAGATATATGTACAGAGAGATCAAGAAAGTGTGAAATGATGAGAATAAATAAAAATGATGGTGTGGGGAATGTTAGCTTTTGAGAGCAGAGGTGTCAGAAGATAAAGGGGTGATGAAGTTGAGAGAAAAGACCGAGACAAGAAAAACGTAAGAGACAAAAACAAAAAAGACCCGCAATGCGAGTCTTATCTGTTGATTTCGTGATTAACACGTTAGTAATCAATGGTGCGGGAGGCGAGACTTGAACTCGCACACCTTGCGGCGCCAGAACCTAAATCTGGTGCGTCTACCAATTTCGCCACTCCCGCAACAACTTGGAGAAAAAAAGACTCGCTCAGCGAGTCTCTCTTTCAAAATATGGCTGGGATACCAGGATTCGAACCTGGGAATGCCAGGATCAAAACCTGGTGCCTTACCGCTTGGCGATATCCCAAAAAATGGTGGCTATGACGGGATTCGAACCTGTGACCCCAACATTATGAGTGTTGTGCTCTAACCAGCTGAGCTACATAGCCGTATTGAATCTAGCTATCTTTCTTTTAAAAGATGGCTGGGGTACCAGGATTCGAACCTGGGAATGCCAGGATCAAAACCTGGTGCCTTACCGCTTGGCGATACCCCATCCGCTAATTCAATTGTCAACACACTTATTTATCAGAAATATGGCTGGGATACCAGGATTCGAACCTGGGAATGCCAGGATCAAAACCTGGTGCCTTACCGCTTGGCGATATCCCAACTGATAAATTCTTGACGAGGTTAAAATGGTGCGGGAGGCGAGACTTGAACTCGCACACCTTGCGGCGCCAGAACCTAAATCTGGTGCGTCTACCAATTTCGCCACTCCCGCAAAAAGATGGTGGCTATGACGGGATTCGAACCTGTGACCCCAACATTATGAGTGTTGTGCTCTAACCAGCTGAGCTACATAGCCATCTTTTTTTGCATAACCTTCGTCGGCGTTGCGGGGCGCATTATGCGTATTACAGACAAATCCGTCAACTGCTTTTTGCATTAATTTTCGAGAAACGTGTCCGTTTGCTCGATGGTTAATCATTTTGTCGAAAAAAGATCCAAAAAACAACCTTATTGATGAAAAATATCTCAAAGAATAAAGCGCAATAGTGTGTGAATAAAAAGAAAAAACAAAGCAGTAAGAGAAATGATATTAAGTCAAAGAGGGAAAGGATGGGGAATAATGAGTATAAAAAAAGAAATGAGGTGAGAAACTCACGCTACATTTCTTTTTCTTTGAATATTACTGATTGAATTTTAGACTTATTTCACAATGAAATTCAGAAAAGTATACATTCAACGCAAAAAGTATAATTTATCAACAATAAATTACTTTTCTAATAGCTGTTGAAGCAATTCTCCGTTAAGCATTGCGCGTTTAGTCAAGGCAAAAGCCCCTATGGCAGAACGATGATCAAGCTCTGATGTGACGACAGGAAGCTCTTCTCTGAATTCTTTTAATACTTGTGTATTAATGCAACTTTGAATTGAGGGAAGTAAAACTTCAGCTGCTTCAGTCAATTCACCCGCTAAAACCACTTTTTGTGGGTTAAATAGGTTAATGGCAATTGCAATAGCTTTACCTAAGTGTAAACCCACTTGTTTGATGGTTTCGACTGCTAGCGGGTCATTTTTAACAGCGGCTCGACAAATATCTTGGATTTGGCACTGTGTTGGCGATAAATACTGGCTTGGATAGCCTTGCTCTAATTGATAGCGTACTTTCGCCTCGATTGCTGTATTGGATGCAATCGTTTCTAAACAACCAAAGTTACCACAATGGCAACGTTCACCTAGAGGGTCGATTTGAATATGACCAATCTCTCCTAAGTTACCACGTTGGTTGAGCAGAATTTTATTATTAATAATAACACCAGCACCTGCACCCCGATGGATACGGACGAGTAATGAGTCTTCACAATCTCTTGTAGCACCAAAATAGTTTTCAGCTAAAGCTAGGCTTCGAATATCATGTCCTGCATAACAAGGCAGACTAAAGCGTTTTTCTAAGCTATTTACCAAAGCCCAATTATCCACTTTCATATGAGGCATATAACGAACAATGCCTTTATTTGGATCAACAAGACCGGGTAAGATCACGGAAATTGAAATAAGCTCACGAATACGACGCTGATTTTGTTTAATAAAATCATCAATTGCATTGATAAGCAGCGCTTCAACTTCATTTTGAGTACTTTGTTCTAAAGGGTAGTGTTGCTCAATGATGACTTTTCCACTTAGATCATAAAGAGCAACAGTGGCATCATTACGCCCCAATCGCACACTGACTGTATTAAAATTGCGGTGTTCAACAATAATAGAAATTGCGCGACGTCCACCTGTTGATGCTTGTTGATCAACTTCTTTAATTAAGCCTCGTTCAAGCAACTGACGAGTAATTTTAGTCACACTGGCTGGTGCTAGCTGGCTTTGTTCGGCTATTTGGATACGGGAAATTGGCCCGTGTTGATCAATCAGTCGATACACAATCGCACTGTTAAGTTGTTTAACAAGATCGATATTGCCAATTTGCGTTTCAGTGTTGTTATGACTCATCAGCATATACATCCATTAGTTATTCAGTTATTTCGATACCATTGACAAACGTTGTACAAAGGTTGAAGTCCTTATCAAAAGAAGCGAGGTTAGCAATTTTTCCAGCTTCAATTGTTCCCAATTCTTTTTCCATTCCAATTGCACGAGCAGGATATAGAGTTGTCATCCGCAATGTTTCATCTAATGGAATACCTACATGGATCACGCTATTTTTAATTGCACCAATCATGGTTAGTGATGATCCACTTAATGTGCCATCTGCATCGACACAAAGACCATTACGATAATATATGGTTTTACCGGCAAAAACGAAGCTATCCATCTCATTTTTGCTAGGATCAAGCCCCGCTGGCGCAGTTGCGTCTGTGACTAAAAGTAATTTTTCACCTTTCAAACGCTTACTGTTACGAATATTTGCCCATGAAACATGTAAACCATCAGCAATGATACCAGCATAAACTTCAGGTGTATCATAAATGGCACCTACAAGCCCTGGGCCTCTGCCTGTAATATAAGGCATTGCGTTGTAAAGGTGAGTCGATAATGAGATACCATTACGGAATCCTTTACGTGCTTCTTCATAAGTCGAATTAGAATGACCCGCAGAAACAATGATACCTGCTTTGATTAATTGACGAACATACTTTTCATCAACCATTTCTGGCGCGAGGGTGATTTTGGCGATGACATCAGCATTATCGCACAAATAGCTAATCATCTGAGCACTTGGTTGACGAATAAATTGTGGATCATGAGTCCCTTTTTTAATCACATTGATATATGGACCTTCTAAATGTAATCCCAATACTTTATTTTCATGTTTCTTCATATAAGCACGAGTTGCTTCAATGCCTATTTTCATCAATTCATCAGAACAGGTAATTAGCGTTGGCAAATAGCTAGTGCAACCTAAGCGTTCATTCGCTTTTTGCATAATTTCTAACGTTTCAACGGTGACATTTTCAGGAGTATCATTAAATTGCACACCGCCACAACCATTAACCTGTAAATCAATAAAACCAGGAGAGACAATTGCACCTTTCATATCACGAACAGTGATATCTTTTGGCAGTTGATCCTGTGGGCAAACCTGCTCAATACGGGAGCCGTTAATAATAATGGCGTGGTTTTCTAAACGGTCGTAACCTGTATAAATAACAGCATTTGTTAAGGCAAACATACCTTTGTCTCCTGATAAGGGAAGTCAATCTAAAAAGCCGATATCAGCCAGCAAATTCTGGCTGATAAGTAAGAGAGCTTAGCCTTTTCCGCTACTTAATCAGTAGGTACTTATTTTACTAAACTTAGTCTTGGTATTTCTGACACTC
It includes:
- a CDS encoding metal-sensing transcriptional repressor, which encodes MPHSPAEKKAALTRVRKIKGQLLALETALENENECGQVLQQIAAIRGAINGLMAGVLESHLREGLMDAVASPEDQKNSVDDAISLIRTYLR
- the nagC gene encoding DNA-binding transcriptional regulator NagC, whose product is MLMSHNNTETQIGNIDLVKQLNSAIVYRLIDQHGPISRIQIAEQSQLAPASVTKITRQLLERGLIKEVDQQASTGGRRAISIIVEHRNFNTVSVRLGRNDATVALYDLSGKVIIEQHYPLEQSTQNEVEALLINAIDDFIKQNQRRIRELISISVILPGLVDPNKGIVRYMPHMKVDNWALVNSLEKRFSLPCYAGHDIRSLALAENYFGATRDCEDSLLVRIHRGAGAGVIINNKILLNQRGNLGEIGHIQIDPLGERCHCGNFGCLETIASNTAIEAKVRYQLEQGYPSQYLSPTQCQIQDICRAAVKNDPLAVETIKQVGLHLGKAIAIAINLFNPQKVVLAGELTEAAEVLLPSIQSCINTQVLKEFREELPVVTSELDHRSAIGAFALTKRAMLNGELLQQLLEK
- the nagA gene encoding N-acetylglucosamine-6-phosphate deacetylase; the encoded protein is MFALTNAVIYTGYDRLENHAIIINGSRIEQVCPQDQLPKDITVRDMKGAIVSPGFIDLQVNGCGGVQFNDTPENVTVETLEIMQKANERLGCTSYLPTLITCSDELMKIGIEATRAYMKKHENKVLGLHLEGPYINVIKKGTHDPQFIRQPSAQMISYLCDNADVIAKITLAPEMVDEKYVRQLIKAGIIVSAGHSNSTYEEARKGFRNGISLSTHLYNAMPYITGRGPGLVGAIYDTPEVYAGIIADGLHVSWANIRNSKRLKGEKLLLVTDATAPAGLDPSKNEMDSFVFAGKTIYYRNGLCVDADGTLSGSSLTMIGAIKNSVIHVGIPLDETLRMTTLYPARAIGMEKELGTIEAGKIANLASFDKDFNLCTTFVNGIEITE